One stretch of Daphnia pulicaria isolate SC F1-1A chromosome 6, SC_F0-13Bv2, whole genome shotgun sequence DNA includes these proteins:
- the LOC124344531 gene encoding uncharacterized protein LOC124344531, which produces MISPLPGHSVSRQLQFELTAFQRVCFASAIKVPNSPCSMEHLNATDQNNTVVHPEQFVLSAVTVMNLLAQMEWRAIGLVILASILVSLVDGHGRLFDPPSRSTAWRVGFDTPKDYNDVEGFCGGFDRQWLVNSGRCGVCGDPYDEVIKPHEAPGGIFATGTIVRNYIQGQIISVTIQITATHRGFYEFKLCPNNNPQKDPTQDCFEKYPLNFVDGTGFTTTKFSLENLSAATYQIQIQLPSEVTCSQCVIQWTYVTGNRWGVCPDETSRLGCGPQESFRACSDVAISPIGGSSSPTTISTVPFPVTTTRPVPSQTPTSTTEIHSTTTQMTTATTPVPVTSAAVTNPSTVTLLLTRPPSIFTTTKRPNRPLRPVRPGRPTRPTRPTIRPTTPNGTNPPGVFTMSPILGSFTRPPFQPVTRPTPLPPKPKPTSLKPTTTTGKPIPAPASVGNGECTNYIPVSSQNTMSGMTAWCNNNCRLGYCPSDFCKCSE; this is translated from the exons ATGATTTCCCCCCTTCCAGGTCATTCAGTCTCCAGACAACTTCAGTTCGAATTGACAGCGTTTCAACGGGTCTGCTTTGCTTCGGCTATAAAAGTTCCGAACTCTCCTTGCAGTATGGAACATTTGAACGCTACCGATCAAAACAATACTGTGGTTCACCCCGAGCAGTTCGTTCTCTCAGCAGTAACAGTGATGAATCTTCTGGCTCAAATGGAGTGGAGAGCAATCGGATTGGTTATTCTTGCGTCAATAttg GTGAGTTTAGTTGACGGTCACGGAAGATTGTTTGACCCACCATCGCGTTCTACCGCTTGGCGAGTAGGCTTCGACACACCGAAAGATTATAAC GATGTGGAGGGATTTTGCGGCGGATTTGAC AGGCAATGGCTGGTGAACTCGGGCCGATGTGGGGTGTGCGGTGATCCATATGACGAGGTGATTAAGCCACACGAGGCTCCAGGTGGGATTTTCGCCACCGGAACAATTGTGCGCAATTACATACAAGGGCAAATTATATCCGTGACGATTCAAATAACAGCTACCCACAGAGGATTCTACGAATTTAAGCTCTGCCCGAATAACAACCCACAAAAAGATCCTACCCAAGACTGTTTCGAGAA ataccCACTCAATTTTGTTGATGGCACGGGATTCACCACTACTAAATTCAGCCTGGAGAATCTATCTGCAGCTACCTACCAAATCCAAATTCAGTTGCCGTCCGAAGTGACGTGTAGTCAATGTGTAATCCAG TGGACTTACGTGACGGGTAATCGATGGGGAGTTTGTCCTGATGAAACGAGCAGATTAGGCTGCGGACCACAAGAGTCCTTCCGTGCCTGTTCTGACGTAGCGATTTCCCCCATTGGAGG ATCTTCGTCTCCCACTACAATATCGACGGTTCCATTTCCAGTTACAACAACAAGACCTGTACCATCTCAAACACCTACTTCGACCACTGAAATTCATTCAACCACAACACAAATGACAACTGCCACTACCCCAGTCCCCGTAACATCAGCGGCCGTGACTAATCCGTCAACGGTTACTCTTTTATTGACTCGACCACCATCTATTTTTACTACAACAAAACGTCCAAATCGGCCCTTAAGACCTGTACGGCCAGGCCGACCAACGCGCCCAACACGACCCACTATTAGGCCGACTACCCCTAATGGAACCAATCCGCCAGGAGTTTTTACCATGTCACCAATACTGGGTTCGTTTACTCGACCACCATTCCAACCGGTCACGCGACCTACACCATTGCCCCCGAAACCCAAACCAACTTCTCTTAAACCTACCACCACCACTGGCAAACCTATTCCGGCTCCAGCCTCGGTTGGAAACGGAGAATGTACAAACTACATTCCTGTCTCTTCGCAAAACACCATGTCCGGAATGACAGCCTGGTGTAATAACAACTGTCGGCTCGGCTATTGTCCTTCGGATTTCTGCAAATGCTCTGAATAA
- the LOC124344433 gene encoding putative lipoyltransferase 2, mitochondrial: MKISVISQNFHRSVNVWSVGFLKYQTAYHIQQYLANLQSQRLNKEKTLDGTIIIVEHSPVYTTGIRTQGYSESEERRLKTLGAEFYRTNRGGLITFHGPGQLVVYPILDLKSFNKSMKWYICKLEKTVIEVCKSFGVEAERSSDTGVWVKDNKICAIGVHGSRYITTHGIALNINNDLSWFSHIVPCGIPDKGVTTLSQELRKPLTITDVIYPFLQSFSHEFECDMKMLSHEVRKDVVNHLKKENLTSDITEAQLLRNNDLKLK; this comes from the exons ATGAAAATTTCAGTTataagtcaaaattttcacagaTCTGTGAATGTATGGTCTGTTGGTTTCCTCAAATATCAAACAGCCTATCATATTCAACAGTATTTAGCCAACCTCCAATCCCAAAggttaaataaagaaaaaacattagaTGGAACAATAATAATAGTGGAACATTCACCAG TATACACAACTGGTATAAGAACACAGGGTTATTCTGAAtcagaagaaagaagattgAAGACTCTAGGTGCAGAATTTTACAGAACTAATCGTGGAGGTCTGATTACATTTCATGGACCTGGTCAGCTTGTTGTCTATCCAATATTAGACTTAAAAAGCTTCAATAAAAGCATGAAATGGTATATTTGCAAGTTGGAAAAAACTGTCATAGAAGTGTGTAAATCATTTGGAGTGGAGGCTGAGCGATCATCAGATACAGGAGTCTGGGTGAAAGACAACAAAATCTGTGCAATAG GAGTTCATGGCAGCCGATACATTACAACCCATGGCATAGCATTGAATATTAACAATGATCTATCATGGTTTTCTCATATAGTGCCTTGTGGAATACCTGACAAAGGAGTCACTACATTGTCTCAAGAACTGAGAAAGCCATTAACCATTACAGATGTTATATACCCTTTTTTGCAATCTTTCTCGCATGAGTTTGAATGTGACATGAAAATGCTATCACATGAGGTTCGGAAAGATGTCGTAAATcatcttaaaaaagaaaatttaacaagcgatATAACTGAAGCGCAGTTATTACGAAATaatgatttaaaattgaaGTAA
- the LOC124344432 gene encoding nuclear exosome regulator NRDE2-like → MFAAYSVKDDSKPSESKKTEETISWLKNESFQQSIIPKTSVAASVEIQSQNSGLLNAEQRQSDNHLGLKTPTSTCTTTQESPTTADAEVITTSKEYKKSSERRKKKKKDEKHRSKVEKKLKKKKKSNISNIPPEPELSSIGRKSIFSGGLQLKLEESFYKDVKGCKDNFAFPNMYFKNVARHHQMRGILGAHNSSLKPYLKKPKPLRYFGKKSLRRLAKITNLVQPVQPQPSETNPFGIYDSSTVLYIQGNHIANPDEPPVKTKEFEISRQTALFNEKLRENPHDIDLWLSFIEHQNIASLSMTEENADDGKNQHKSHGRSLHPRALLERKVAILDKAIEQNPKSTKLLTARLNIAAEYWDSSALHQEWRNVLFVNPMSIELWKEYLNFIENSFEGFSVSQVLKTYASCFQKLVQMQQPSFASHQRPTNLEDFMIDIGMRLCSFLRQCGWTEKSVSLSQALLELCFKRPDDLSLSFVWLKALWESHVPRTGEVNCNSGAQMTERQPIRAVHGIDALEDEDAIINSGQSFPVVWHKMEYLRSHEHFQACSNSSDCDDEDRFVSFADLSQYLFVCEKKDRLQFRLVVGCLVSLGVPLLPASQAQLFWAPLVHEDNLLQLLANVPKVASLSSSLPDILNSISYLTFVRRVILQCYSMLTPPHQLELALWWLDVERVRIRAIVRSSKQSDINRSWKETKCWIKAFLKNIPSTDSASTVLLYNGYAAVEREVGNEEEYQKILGQLLQMYSANPLVMDQQQSKTGFRAALIRTWFSYSRSFLQSKNRQQPNHSSALAQLVALGAGVSFSPHTPPTPAILLKAKRKYQAMLQDFSSSAIECDVSSFDVETPFFNSPDEFIELLRCYSYFLSLSEGCLPAFQMVQQWLETSQKSDFYFTTENRYNIAFLRYHIRRESAYVTLLDLLSACREWVKDFQPRLFYDTLCTALAEYPDSMQLLAVLIDSEERCSMFSGLWNSLTMRAKDAKNKSCYRAALAACLALANREETIKKGEETTFKEWASDAGGIATLHLGYRRKLEHLTEYCVTQCSARHVALLWRILMHSAHLTGDSRKCKDLFYRAFRDCPVSKSICMDIVEYVPASIREVAKLMAEKDLRLRVPLEELDVLLETENEEIFDELQQDPDIKDIPFDDAKASPEENIESMTSESENDFSNDSSET, encoded by the exons atgtttGCAGCTTACTCCGTAAAAGATGATAGTAAGCCATCCGAGTCCAAAAAGACTGAAGAAACGATCAGTTGGTTGAAGAATGAAAGTTTTCAACAAAGTATTATCCCAAAAACGTCAGTTGCTGCAAGCGTTGAAATCCAGTCACAAAATTCAGGTTTGTTGAATGCAGAACAGAGACAGAGTGATAATCATTTGGGGTTGAAAACCCCTACTTCTACTTGTACAACTACACAAGAAAGTCCAACAACAGCAGATGCAGAAGTTATAACAACAAGCaaggaatataaaaaaagttccgaaaggagaaaaaagaaaaagaaagatgaaaaacATCGAagtaaagttgaaaagaagttaaaaaaaaagaagaaatcaaacatttcaaatatCCCACCTGAACCGGAATTGTCCAGTATTGgcagaaaatcaattttttctgGTGGTTTGCAATTGAAACTTGAAGAATCCTTCTACAAAGATGTGAAAGGATGTAAAGACAATTTTGCTTTCCCAAatatgtattttaaaaatgttgccAG GCATCATCAAATGAGAGGAATATTAGGTGCGCACAATTCATCATTAAAACCTTATCTGAAAAAGCCTAAACCTCTGCGATACTTTGGGAAGAAGAGTCTGAGAAGATTGGCGAAAATTACCAACCTTGTACAACCTGTACAACCACAACCTAGTGAAACAAATCCTTTCGGAATTTACGATTCCAGCACTGTCTTGTACATCCAAGGCAATCATATTGCAAATCCGGATGAGCCAcctgtaaaaacaaaagaatttgaaatctcTCGTCAAACAGCATTGTTCAATGAGAAACTTAGAGAAAACCCTCATGACATTGATTTATGGCTTTCCTTTATTGAACATCAAAACATAGCTTCCTTATCAATGACTGAAGAAAATGCTGATGATGGCAAAAATCAACATAAAAGTCACGGGAGAAGTCTTCACCCAAGAGCCTTATTGGAACGAAAGGTTGCAATTTTGGATAAAGCGATTGAGCAGAATCCAAAGAGTACAAAATTACTCACAGCGCGTTTGAATATTGCTGCTGAATATTGGGATAGCTCTGCCTTGCATCAAGAATGGCGTAATGTTCTTTTCGTCAATCCCATGTCAATCGAACTGTGGAAAGAGTACCTGAATTTTATAGAAAACAGTTTTGAAGGATTCAGTGTTTCTCAGGTTTTGAAAACGTATGCATCGTGTTTTCAAAAACTCGTGCAAATGCAACAACCATCTTTTGCCTCTCATCAACGTCCAACGAATTTGGAAGACTTCATGATAG ATATTGGTATGCGTCTGTGCTCATTTCTTCGGCAGTGCGGTTGGACAGAGAAGTCAGTTTCGCTTTCTCAAGCACTTTTAGAGTTGTGCTTTAAACGACCTGATGATCTTTCGCTATCATTTGTTTGGCTTAAGGCATTATGGGAAAGTCATGTTCCTAGAACTGGTGAAGTGAACTGCAATTCCGGTGCTCAAATGACTGAACGACAACCTATTCGCGCTGTCCATGGAATAGATg cactAGAAGACGAGGACGCGATTATCAACTCCGGTCAATCTTTCCCAGTTGTGTGGCATAAAATGGAGTACTTACGATCCCATGAACATTTTCAAGCTTGCTCAAATAGTAGCGACTGTGACGATGAGGATCGCTTTGTTTCGTTCGCTGATCTCTCTCAATACCTTTTCGTATGCGAAAAAAAGGATCGCCTCCAGTTTCGACTAGTAGTGGGATGCCTCGTATCCCTTGGCGTACCTCTTCTACCGGCTAGCCAGGCTCAACTCTTTTGGGCTCCTCTGGTCCACGAAGATAACCTTCTGCAGTTGCTTGCGAATGTTCCAAAAGTTGCATCATTGTCTAGTTCTCTGCCAGACATACTTAACAGCATTTCTTACCTGACATTCGTTCGTCGCGTCATTCTGCAGTGCTATAGTATGTTGACACCACCTCATCAATTGGAATTAGCTCTGTGGTGGTTGGATGTAGAGAGAGTTCGGATACGCGCCATCGTTCGATCGTCGAAGCAAAGTGACATCAATCGGAGCTGGAAGGAGACTAAGTGCTGGATCaaagcttttttaaaaaacattcctaGTACTGATTCTGCATCTACTGTTTTGCTCTATAACGGATACGCTGCAGTGGAACGTGAAGTTGGAAACGAAGAAGAATACCAAAAGATTTTGGGTCAACTCTTGCAAATGTATTCCGCTAATCCCTTGGTTATGGATCAACAACAGTCGAAAACAGGATTCAGAGCTGCTTTGATCCGAACGTGGTTTTCTTACTCGCGTTCCTTTTTGCAGAGTAAAAATCGCCAGCAGCCTAATCACTCCTCAGCTTTGGCGCAATTAGTTGCTCTTGGAGCGGGTGTATCATTCTCTCCACATACACCTCCCACTCCTGCAATTCTTTTAAAGGCCAAAAGGAAATACCAAGCCATGCTTCAGGATTTCTCTTCATCTGCAATTGAATGTGACGTTTCAAGTTTTGACGTCGAAACTCCCTTTTTTAACAGCCCAGACGAATTCATCGAGCTTCTACGGTGTTACTCGTATTTTTTATCCCTATCGGAGGGTTGCCTACCTGCTTTTCAAATGGTCCAACAATGGTTAGAAACTTCTCAAAAAAGCGATTTCTATTTTACTACGGAGAATCGATACAATATTGCATTTCTCag ATACCATATCCGTCGGGAGTCTGCTTACGTCACTTTACTTGACCTGTTGTCGGCGTGCCGAGAATGGGTGAAGGATTTTCAACCAAGATTATTTTATGATACACTTTGCACTGCACTAGCGGAGTATCCGGACAGTATGCAACTGTTAGCTGTTTTGATTGACTCTGAG GAGCGATGCAGCATGTTTAGTGGTTTGTGGAATAGTCTTACAATGCGTGCCAAAGATGCAAAAAATAAGTCTTGTTACAGAGCAGCGCTGGCCGCTTGTCTAGCTCTTGCTAATAGGGAGGAAACcattaaaaaaggagaagaaacaacTTTCAAAGAATGGGCAAGTGACGCTGGAGGAATCGCTACGCTGCATTTAGGTTACCGACGAAAGCTGGAGCATCTCACAGAATACTGTGTTACACAATGTTCTGCGCGCCATGTAGCTTTGCTGTGGAGAATTCTGATGCATAGTGCACACCTGACTGGTGATTCTCGGAAATGTAAAGATCTGTTTTATCGGGCCTTTCGAGATTGTCCTGTGTCTAAG agcATTTGTATGGATATAGTGGAATATGTCCCAGCTTCCATAAGGGAAGTTGCAAAATTAATGGCAGAAAAAGATTTGCGTCTTAGAGTACCCCTGGAAGAATTGGATGTATTGCTTGAAACCGAAAATGAAGAGATTTTCGATGAACTTCAACAAGATCCCGATATCAAAGATATTCCATTTGAtgacgccaaagcaagccctGAAGAAAATATTGAGTCAATGACGAGTGAAAGTGAGAACGATTTCAGCAATGATTCAAGCGAGACATAA
- the LOC124341667 gene encoding D-glucuronyl C5-epimerase B-like, which produces MARLNLKLLLLLLIAIVSFTLITYTFNCGHPVSSHPSFIQRLEEPSLTESRGKIYEELDCSINGMYHISCRKEGREVFIPFSFLEKYYEVYGKLTKSKGHEQFEWSHSYSKVFKPTTPYNASGMFMYFSNYNVEVRDRVKCISATEGVPVSTQWEASGYYYPVQVAQYGLSHYSKNLSEPPPKRKVLEDGNTFTAKWQVPKGAYIRRNYDSAKLTHVLEFNSRDSAGISLRLKQGTDLVLSFDLRFLSMNGSLTLFLEDRDRSQTFPVSFTCSSVLVEAHNASGSYSTIYGMGNCQSWNRLTRDLHIDLVKGHVLSGRGKKLSRTKLRVHHLLLKGNGQLDNLTLASSNHMDMFYSSADWLVVHQDSSGGWPIGVKRKIASGRADLDPGWYSAMGQGQAMSLLMRAFYRSGKPHYLEAALKGMQPFSKSSTEGGVRAYFMNQYPWYEEYPTVPPSFVLNGFIYSLIGLYDVVSLAPPNQVGDAQLLFDQGMHSLKKLLPLFDTGSGTVYDLRHFTLGLAPNIARWDYHSTHINQLLLLSTIDSDPILTNVAERWISYMSGKRAAHN; this is translated from the exons atggcTCGCCTCAATTTGAAGCTTCTATTGCTTCTTCTGATAGCTATAGTATCATTCACCTTGATCACTTACACTTTTAATTGTGGGCATCCAGTCTCCAGCCATCCAAGTTTTATTCAAAGGTTAGAAGAGCCATCTTTAACAGAATCAAGAGGCAAGATTTATGAAGAACTTGATTGTTCCATAAATGGAATGTACCACATTTCATGCCGAAAAGAAGGAAGAGAAGTATTTATTCCTTTCTCATTTCTTGAGAAGTACTATGAAGTCTATGGGAAGTTGACCAAGTCCAAGGGTCATGAACAATTTGAATGGTCACACTCATATTCTAAAGTTTTTAAACCAACCACACCATACAATGCATCAGGAATGTTCATGTATTTTAGTAACTA TAATGTTGAAGTCCGCGATCGCGTTAAATGTATTTCAGCCACAGAAG gagTCCCTGTTTCAACACAGTGGGAAGCCAGTGGATATTATTATCcag TACAAGTGGCCCAATACGGTCTCTCCCATTACAGCAAAAATCTCAGTGAACCccctccaaaaagaaaagtcttggAAGATGGAAATACGTTTACTGCCAAGTGGCAAGTCCCAAAAGGAGCATACATAAGAAGAAACTATGACAGCGCAAAATTAACTCATGTTTTAGAATTCAATAGCCGAG aTAGTGCTGGTATATCATTAAGATTAAAGCAAGGGACCGATTTGGTGCTGAGTTTTGATTTGCGGTTCTTAAGTATGAACGGCTCCCTGACTCTTTTTTTAGAGGATCGTGATCGGTCACAAACATTTCCCGTTTCCTTTACTTGTTCTTCAGTTCTTGTGGAAGCCCATAACGCAA GTGGAAGTTATTCTACCATATATGGAATGGGCAATTGTCAAAGCTGGAACAGATTAACCCGGGATCTTCACATAGATTTGGTGAAAGGTCACGTCCTTTCAGGAAG aGGGAAAAAATTGTCTAGAACAAAATTACGTGTTCATCATTTGCTGTTGAAGGGCAATGGGCAGCTAGACAACTTAACTCTTGCTTCAAGCAATCACATGGACATGTTTTATTCTTCCGCTGATTGGCTTGTCGTTCATCAAGACTCAAGCGGTGGATGGCCTATT GGGGTCAAACGGAAGATAGCGTCAGGACGGGCGGATCTCGATCCCGGTTGGTATTCTGCTATGGGACAAGGTCAAGCTATGTCACTTTTAATGCGAGCTTTTTATCGATCAG GCAAACCTCACTATCTCGAAGCTGCACTTAAAGGAATGCAACCATTCAGTAAATCGAGCACTGAAGGAGGTGTACGTGCTTACTTCATGAATCAGTATCCGTGGTATGAAGAATATCCAA CCGTACCTCCATCCTTCGTCCTGAATGGTTTCATCTACTCACTGATTGGTCTGTACGATGTGGTTTCTCTTGCTCCACCCAATCAAGTCGGCGATGCTCAGCTTCTTTTTGATCAAGGAATGCATTCGCTCAAGAAGTTACTACCTCTTTTTGACACAGGATCTGGTACAGTTTACGACCTTCGTCATTTCACTCTTGGTCTCGCACCCAATATAGCGCGATGGGACTATCACTCTACACACATAAACCAATTACTTCTGTTAAGTACAATTGACTCGGACCCTATTCTCACCAATGTTGCTGAAAGATGGATAAGCTATATGTCTGGAAAACGTGCTGCACACAACTGA
- the LOC124341670 gene encoding CDGSH iron-sulfur domain-containing protein 3, mitochondrial-like codes for MALIRSNFFTNRILFRSVVWLQSRGKRDDVPEVNTVSEFHASSKQEEKGKVYDKQPFKFMCEKGKSYMWCACGHSKTQPFCDGTHRSPFLKIKLRPVRFVPEETKEYWFCNCKQTNSRPFCDGSHRNE; via the exons ATGGCACTAATACGAAGCAACTTCTTTACAAATCGAATTTTA TTTCGTTCAGTTGTATGGTTGCAGTCTCGAGGAAAACGTGACGATGTTCCTGAGGTAAACACTGTATCAGAATTCCATGCTTCaagcaaacaagaagaaaaaggcaaaGTTTATGACAAACAACCATTTAAATTTATGTGTGAGAAGGGTAAATCTTACATGTGGTGTGCTTGTGGTCATAGTAAAACACAG CCCTTTTGTGATGGGACACACAGGAGCCCATTTCTTAAGATCAAATTAAGGCCAGTTAGGTTCGTCCCTGAAGAAACTAAAGAGTATTGGTTTTGCAATTGCAAGCAAACCAATAGTCGTCCATTTTGTGATGGATCTCACAGAAATgaatga
- the LOC124341669 gene encoding transmembrane protein 218-like, translated as MAVRVLGFDVGLGVFLITFLWFVALILIVIFYRIQTILSLVFTCLAAVLTAIFLALPRADQKEHDGHPLINTISASQLEVIDSVFLGRMMILSALTVSTLLGVSLLFYLEVVQQNRKTVAGCPIQQEVSTSKEELIENIR; from the exons ATGGCAGTTCGAGTTCTTGGTTTCGATGTCGGAttgggtgtttttttaatcacaTTTCTCTGGTTTGTCgctttgattttgattgtaATCTTTTATCGAATCCAAACCATCCTTTCGTTAGTCTTTACCTGCTTGGCAGCCGTTCTGACTGCTATATTTTTGGCTCTGCCACGAGCCGATCAAAAAGAACACGATGGCCATCCTCTTATTAACACAATTAGCGCTTCCCAGTTAGAAGTG ATTGACTCAGTCTTCTTAGGCAGAATGATGATTTTGAGTGCTTTAACTGTGAGTACTTTATTGGGAGTATCCCTCCTGTTTTATTTGGAAGTGGTTCAGCAAAACAGGAAAACTGTGGCAGGATGTCCAATCCAACAAGAAGTTTCAACAAGCAAAGAGGAGCTGATAGAAAATATCCGTTAA